A genomic window from Nitrospirota bacterium includes:
- a CDS encoding glycosyltransferase, translating into MEEGFVLPDYDDCKIAILIPCYNEEKTIARVICDFKSEIPNADIYVFDNNSTDNTVKEATRAGAIVRYEKRQGKGNVVRSMFRSVDADLYVLVDGDGTYPADRVHELIKPILTEDADMVIGSRLHSMSNSRFKPLNRMGNRLFLFLLNAIFDVHVTDLLSGYRAFSRRVVKSLPLLSRGFEIETELTVKCLERDYKIVEVPVALSPRAEGSSSKIKIFSDGLLIFNTIFALFRDYKPLTAFGMLGGFLVFCGLIPGVVVISEFIATSYISRVPSAILAVGLVLSGLLVAFIGLVLHTIARHFQELDLQMQNLNEIVDKSLHKMKE; encoded by the coding sequence ATGGAAGAAGGGTTTGTTTTGCCTGATTATGATGATTGCAAAATAGCGATTCTCATTCCGTGTTATAACGAAGAGAAGACCATTGCCAGGGTTATATGTGACTTCAAGTCAGAGATTCCCAATGCGGATATATATGTTTTTGACAACAACTCTACAGATAATACCGTAAAAGAAGCAACCCGGGCAGGCGCAATAGTGCGATATGAGAAAAGGCAGGGGAAGGGGAATGTTGTTCGTTCCATGTTTCGGAGTGTTGATGCTGATTTATATGTGCTGGTGGATGGTGATGGAACATACCCGGCAGACAGGGTTCATGAACTGATCAAGCCTATCCTTACTGAAGATGCAGATATGGTAATTGGTTCACGTCTTCATAGCATGTCGAATAGCCGCTTCAAGCCACTTAACCGGATGGGAAATCGTCTTTTTCTTTTTTTACTAAACGCTATATTTGACGTGCATGTCACAGATCTTTTATCAGGATACCGTGCATTCAGCAGACGTGTTGTCAAGAGTCTACCCCTTTTGAGCAGAGGGTTTGAGATAGAAACTGAATTGACTGTAAAATGTCTTGAGCGTGACTACAAAATTGTGGAGGTTCCGGTAGCACTTTCTCCGAGAGCAGAGGGAAGCTCTTCCAAGATAAAGATTTTCAGTGACGGTCTTCTAATATTTAATACAATCTTTGCCTTATTTAGAGATTACAAGCCACTAACAGCCTTTGGGATGTTGGGGGGCTTTCTTGTTTTCTGTGGATTGATTCCCGGCGTTGTAGTAATTAGTGAGTTTATTGCTACAAGTTATATAAGTCGCGTTCCTTCAGCCATACTTGCTGTTGGGTTAGTTTTGTCCGGATTACTTGTAGCATTTATTGGCTTGGTTCTCCATACTATCGCAAGACATTTTCAGGAGCTGGACCTTCAGATGCAGAACCTGAATGAAATTGTAGACAAGAGTTTACATAAAATGAAAGAATGA
- a CDS encoding class I SAM-dependent methyltransferase — protein sequence MADAVNYRQWIYSRISRYIGQRIVELGAGIGNFTESFLDRELVVAVDNYNPCIEYLEKRFSGHGNVVPVKMDISSHEILSLSRYKPDTIICINVLEHVKDDSVAVSHMFQVLSRGGHIVLFVPAFQFLYGNIDRSVGHHRRYSKNELKERLIVAGFKLKDIFYMNSIGTIGWFLNNKILKRKEESASQVIFYDRFVVPWLKHMEYYISPPLGLSLIAIGEK from the coding sequence ATGGCAGATGCCGTTAATTACCGGCAATGGATATATAGTCGTATCAGCAGATACATTGGACAAAGAATTGTTGAACTTGGTGCAGGTATTGGAAACTTTACCGAGAGCTTTCTTGATAGGGAACTTGTTGTTGCTGTTGACAATTACAACCCCTGTATCGAATATTTGGAAAAACGGTTCTCAGGTCACGGAAACGTCGTTCCGGTGAAGATGGATATCTCCAGTCACGAAATCTTATCGCTGTCTCGTTACAAACCTGATACTATTATTTGCATAAATGTACTGGAACATGTAAAAGATGATTCGGTAGCCGTTTCTCATATGTTTCAAGTACTATCAAGGGGGGGGCACATAGTATTATTTGTGCCTGCATTTCAGTTTTTATATGGAAATATTGACCGGAGTGTAGGACACCATAGACGTTACAGCAAAAATGAGTTAAAGGAAAGACTAATCGTGGCAGGCTTTAAACTAAAAGATATATTTTATATGAACTCTATTGGAACCATAGGCTGGTTTTTAAATAATAAAATCCTCAAGCGTAAAGAAGAATCTGCATCACAGGTCATATTCTATGACAGGTTTGTTGTTCCATGGTTAAAACATATGGAATATTATATTAGCCCACCCCTTGGCTTGTCACTGATTGCTATAGGTGAGAAGTAA
- a CDS encoding Uma2 family endonuclease — protein sequence MELIKSSPHDVVQPDVLVVCDEKKITEKNIQGVPDLVVEVLSPNTAIKDKRLLYEKVGIREYIIIDPTEQYVERYLPDEEGFYGIPDIFGPKEVVKLKAFEEIEIPLWEVFETEPPERE from the coding sequence GTGGAATTGATAAAATCCTCCCCGCATGATGTAGTTCAGCCCGATGTCCTTGTTGTCTGTGATGAGAAGAAGATAACCGAGAAGAACATTCAGGGTGTGCCTGACCTTGTGGTGGAGGTGCTTTCACCGAACACTGCGATTAAGGACAAGCGGCTGCTGTATGAAAAGGTTGGGATAAGGGAATACATAATTATAGACCCGACGGAACAGTATGTGGAGAGGTATCTCCCTGATGAAGAGGGTTTTTATGGAATTCCGGATATATTCGGTCCGAAAGAGGTTGTGAAGCTGAAGGCCTTTGAAGAAATAGAGATACCGCTGTGGGAGGTCTTTGAGACGGAACCTCCGGAACGAGAGTAG
- a CDS encoding DegQ family serine endoprotease: protein MKKRNKVIALLLVLIGIVVGLTISSNLDVQKLTFADQTRVSKEATEFLGRLSTSLSEVAEVVKPSVVNISTTRTVTLKNNPFNDLFNDPFFRRFFGNDFRSFGPERKFKSSALGSGVIVSEDGYILTNNHVIKDADEIKVVLSDKREFKGKVIGTDPKTDLAVIKIDAEKLPAIKIGESDSLRVGEVVIAIGNPFGLNQTITMGIVSAVGRSNVGIADYEDFIQTDAAINPGNSGGALVSTKGELIGVNTAIFSTSGGYMGIGFAIPSDMAKAVMKSIVKYGKVIRGWLGVTIQGLTPELAKSFDIKEDKGALVTDVVKDSPAEKAGFKRGDLIVEFDGKMVEDETSLRNMVANTPPGKTVQAKIIRDGKERILTVTLGEYPETETAAVKEGYNNVLRGVYVQELTADLRASLNIPDKVRGVLVSKVEEDSPASGILKRNDVIQEINRQVIKEINDYRKVVSRIGPDDNVLLLVYRSGGYIYVTIRP from the coding sequence ATGAAAAAGAGAAACAAGGTCATTGCACTGCTTCTGGTTTTGATTGGTATAGTTGTAGGTCTTACTATATCATCAAATCTTGATGTTCAAAAACTCACGTTTGCAGATCAAACCAGGGTATCGAAAGAAGCTACCGAGTTCCTTGGCAGGTTGAGCACGTCACTCTCCGAGGTTGCCGAGGTGGTAAAACCTTCAGTCGTTAATATATCCACCACAAGGACCGTTACATTGAAGAACAACCCCTTCAACGATTTATTTAACGACCCCTTTTTCAGGCGGTTCTTCGGTAACGACTTCAGGTCTTTTGGCCCTGAACGGAAATTCAAATCCTCAGCCCTTGGCTCAGGGGTAATAGTATCCGAGGACGGGTACATACTCACCAACAATCATGTGATAAAGGATGCAGATGAGATAAAGGTGGTACTCTCTGACAAGAGGGAATTCAAGGGCAAGGTTATCGGCACTGACCCCAAGACAGACCTTGCGGTGATAAAGATTGACGCTGAAAAACTGCCTGCCATCAAGATAGGAGAGTCTGACAGCCTGAGGGTGGGAGAAGTGGTTATTGCCATTGGAAACCCATTTGGTCTGAACCAGACCATAACCATGGGAATAGTAAGCGCAGTAGGCAGGTCCAATGTGGGCATTGCCGACTACGAGGATTTTATCCAGACCGATGCCGCCATTAATCCCGGCAACTCGGGTGGAGCGCTTGTCAGTACAAAGGGAGAGCTTATAGGTGTGAATACCGCTATATTTTCAACAAGCGGCGGATATATGGGTATCGGGTTTGCCATCCCCTCGGATATGGCAAAGGCGGTAATGAAGAGCATAGTCAAATACGGCAAAGTTATCCGTGGATGGCTTGGGGTAACAATTCAGGGTCTTACGCCCGAACTTGCCAAGTCATTTGATATAAAAGAGGACAAGGGTGCCCTTGTAACAGACGTGGTAAAGGATAGTCCTGCTGAAAAAGCCGGCTTTAAACGGGGAGACCTTATTGTGGAGTTTGACGGCAAGATGGTAGAGGACGAGACATCCCTGAGAAATATGGTTGCCAACACACCCCCTGGGAAAACCGTACAGGCAAAGATTATAAGGGATGGCAAGGAAAGGATACTGACGGTAACTCTCGGTGAATATCCAGAGACAGAGACGGCAGCCGTAAAAGAAGGCTACAACAATGTTCTGCGCGGAGTTTATGTTCAGGAACTCACAGCAGACCTCAGGGCAAGCCTCAATATACCCGACAAGGTAAGAGGGGTTCTCGTGTCCAAGGTTGAAGAGGACAGCCCTGCCTCCGGGATTCTTAAGAGAAACGATGTCATTCAGGAGATAAACCGGCAGGTAATAAAGGAGATAAATGATTACAGGAAAGTGGTCTCCAGGATAGGCCCTGACGATAACGTGCTTCTACTTGTTTACAGGTCCGGAGGCTACATCTACGTGACCATCAGGCCATAA
- a CDS encoding deoxyguanosinetriphosphate triphosphohydrolase, producing the protein MTIRGQTEAIEKKTLHPKAALSTGSKGRVRPEKEGEVRTCFQRDRDRIIHSKSFRRLKHKTQVFLAPKGDHYRTRLTHVLEVSQIARTISRALRLNEDLTEAIALGHDLGHTPFGHAGEAVLREIYPGGFDHHKQSLRVVDFLENNGRGLNLTHEVRNGIVTHSKGKGQIMPENGAGLSETLEGQVVRVSDIIAYLNHDLDDAIRAGVIKRTDIPAEVIKTIGNKYSKRIDTMVKDVIYSTIATEYDHIYMGEEVSAAIYILRDFLFDSVYESRQIKMEFKKARKILRDLYEYFLDHIEDIEEGFGNVRAEKKMDRHRMVCDFIAGMTDRFALMTYERLFLPQEWQQPRYT; encoded by the coding sequence TTCGCGGACAGACAGAAGCAATTGAGAAAAAGACCCTTCATCCCAAGGCCGCCCTCAGCACAGGTAGTAAGGGGCGGGTAAGGCCTGAAAAGGAAGGGGAAGTCCGCACCTGTTTTCAACGTGACAGGGACAGAATAATCCATTCAAAGTCATTCCGGCGGCTAAAACATAAGACACAGGTCTTTCTTGCGCCAAAAGGGGACCATTACAGGACAAGGCTGACGCATGTACTTGAGGTTTCCCAGATCGCACGTACTATCTCCAGGGCGCTCAGATTGAACGAGGATCTCACGGAGGCCATAGCCCTGGGTCATGACCTCGGGCACACGCCTTTCGGCCATGCAGGAGAGGCAGTCCTGAGAGAGATATATCCAGGGGGTTTTGACCATCACAAACAGAGCCTCCGGGTGGTGGACTTTCTTGAAAACAACGGCAGGGGACTCAACCTCACCCATGAGGTAAGAAACGGCATAGTAACCCACTCAAAAGGAAAGGGACAAATAATGCCTGAGAACGGTGCAGGTCTTTCCGAGACCCTTGAAGGACAGGTCGTAAGGGTATCTGATATAATTGCCTATCTAAATCATGACCTTGACGACGCCATCAGGGCGGGAGTGATAAAAAGGACGGACATACCCGCGGAAGTTATAAAGACCATAGGAAACAAATATTCAAAACGTATAGATACAATGGTCAAGGATGTGATATATTCAACAATAGCCACCGAGTATGATCATATTTATATGGGAGAGGAGGTTTCCGCTGCAATATACATTCTCAGGGATTTCCTTTTTGACAGTGTCTATGAGAGCCGGCAGATAAAGATGGAGTTTAAAAAGGCAAGGAAGATACTCCGTGACCTTTATGAGTACTTTCTTGACCATATTGAGGATATTGAAGAGGGGTTCGGAAATGTTCGTGCTGAAAAAAAGATGGACAGGCACAGGATGGTCTGTGATTTTATAGCAGGCATGACAGACAGGTTTGCCCTGATGACGTATGAGAGACTCTTTCTGCCTCAGGAATGGCAACAACCGAGGTACACCTGA